One genomic segment of Nevskia ramosa DSM 11499 includes these proteins:
- the rpe gene encoding ribulose-phosphate 3-epimerase, whose product MSLSPLPAVIAPSILSADFARLGDDTAKVLAAGADWVHFDVMDNHYVPNLTIGPMVCEALRKYGVKAPIDVHLMVEPVDALAALFAKVGASSVTFHPEATKHIDRSLQAIRDAGCKAGLVFNPATPLDHLRYVMDKVDIVLLMSVNPGFGGQSFLPSALDKLREARRLIDAHHAETGHEIRLEIDGGVKVDNIRSIAAAGADAFVAGSAIFNTSDYAATIAAMRAEIAKA is encoded by the coding sequence ATGAGCCTGTCACCGCTGCCCGCCGTCATCGCCCCGAGCATTCTGTCGGCTGATTTCGCACGTCTTGGTGACGATACGGCGAAAGTTCTCGCTGCCGGGGCCGACTGGGTCCATTTCGATGTCATGGACAACCATTACGTTCCCAACCTCACCATCGGGCCGATGGTCTGCGAAGCGCTGCGCAAATATGGGGTGAAGGCGCCGATTGATGTGCACCTGATGGTCGAGCCGGTGGACGCACTGGCCGCCTTGTTTGCCAAGGTAGGCGCCAGCTCGGTGACTTTCCATCCGGAAGCGACCAAGCACATCGACCGCAGCCTGCAGGCGATCCGCGATGCCGGCTGCAAGGCCGGCCTGGTGTTCAACCCGGCGACGCCGCTCGATCACCTGCGCTACGTCATGGACAAGGTCGACATCGTGCTGCTGATGTCGGTCAACCCGGGTTTCGGCGGCCAGAGCTTCCTGCCCAGCGCGCTCGACAAGCTCCGCGAAGCGCGCCGCCTGATCGACGCCCATCACGCCGAAACCGGCCACGAAATCCGCCTGGAAATCGATGGCGGCGTGAAGGTCGACAACATCCGTTCGATCGCCGCCGCCGGCGCCGATGCCTTCGTCGCCGGCTCGGCGATTTTCAATACCAGTGACTACGCGGCTACCATTGCCGCCATGCGGGCCGAGATTGCCAAAGCCTGA
- the katG gene encoding catalase/peroxidase HPI — protein MSTEPKCPMSGGALKPPLAGARTNADWWPNQLNLKVLSQHSSKSNPMDESFNYAEAFKRLDLDAVVKDLHALMTDSQDWWPADYGHYGPFFIRMAWHSAGTYRIADGRGGAGFGTQRFAPLNSWPDNGNLDKARRLLWPIKQKYGRAISWADLIVLTGNVALDSMGFKTFGFAGGREDVWEPGEDIYWGPEKEWLANSDKPDSRYSGDRDLAEPLGAVQMGLIYVNPEGPDGKPDPLGSARDIRETFARMAMNDEETVALTAGGHTFGKSHGAVDAANIGPEPEGAAIEEQGLGWINRHGSGHGVHAFTSGIEGAWTPTPITWDNSYFETLFGYEWELTKSPAGAHQWKPAGGAGSSTVPDAHDPSKRHAPTMTTADMAMRMDPAYEKISRRYMANPQELADAFARAWYKLTHRDMGPLSRYLGPLVPKEELLWQDPVPAVDHKLVDEQDVAALKGKILASGLSISELVTTAWASAATFRGSDKRGGANGARIRLAPQKDWEVNQPAELAKVLQKLEVIQKDFNAAQSSGKKVSLADLIVLGGSAAVEAAAKKAGHDIKVPFSPGRTDASQEQTDVDTFVVLEPTADGFRNYIRKGQSGSAAEQLIDKAQLMTLTGPELTVLVGGLRALNANVGKSAHGVFTKRPETLSNDFFVNLLDMRTKWQKSASAEGVLEGRDRTSGELKWTATVVDLVFGSNSQLRALAEVYACSDAQQVFVRDFVAAWTKVMNLDRYDLV, from the coding sequence ATGTCAACCGAACCGAAATGCCCGATGTCGGGCGGCGCTCTGAAGCCACCTTTAGCGGGAGCCCGAACCAATGCGGACTGGTGGCCGAATCAGCTCAACCTGAAGGTCCTCAGTCAGCACTCCTCGAAGTCCAACCCGATGGACGAGTCGTTCAACTACGCCGAGGCGTTCAAGCGCCTCGACCTCGATGCCGTGGTCAAGGATCTGCATGCCCTGATGACCGATTCGCAGGACTGGTGGCCGGCGGACTACGGCCACTACGGCCCGTTCTTCATTCGCATGGCCTGGCACAGCGCCGGCACCTACCGCATCGCCGACGGCCGCGGCGGCGCCGGCTTCGGCACCCAGCGTTTCGCGCCACTGAACAGCTGGCCGGACAACGGCAACCTCGACAAGGCGCGCCGTCTGCTCTGGCCGATCAAGCAGAAGTACGGCCGAGCGATCTCCTGGGCCGATCTGATCGTGCTCACCGGCAACGTCGCCCTCGATTCGATGGGTTTCAAGACCTTCGGCTTTGCCGGCGGCCGTGAAGACGTCTGGGAGCCGGGCGAAGACATCTACTGGGGTCCTGAAAAGGAATGGCTCGCGAACAGCGACAAGCCGGACAGCCGCTACTCCGGTGACCGCGATCTGGCAGAACCGCTGGGCGCGGTGCAGATGGGCCTGATCTACGTCAACCCGGAAGGCCCGGACGGCAAGCCGGACCCGCTGGGCTCGGCTCGCGATATTCGCGAAACCTTCGCCCGCATGGCGATGAACGACGAAGAGACCGTGGCGCTGACCGCCGGCGGCCACACCTTCGGCAAGTCGCACGGCGCCGTCGACGCCGCCAACATCGGCCCGGAGCCGGAAGGCGCAGCCATCGAGGAACAGGGCCTGGGCTGGATCAACCGCCACGGCTCCGGCCACGGCGTGCATGCGTTTACCAGCGGCATCGAAGGTGCCTGGACGCCCACGCCGATCACCTGGGACAACAGCTACTTCGAAACCCTGTTCGGCTATGAGTGGGAATTGACCAAGAGCCCGGCTGGTGCCCACCAATGGAAGCCCGCGGGCGGCGCCGGCAGCAGCACCGTGCCGGATGCCCATGACCCGAGCAAACGCCACGCGCCGACGATGACCACGGCGGACATGGCGATGCGCATGGATCCGGCCTACGAGAAAATCTCGCGGCGCTACATGGCGAACCCGCAGGAACTCGCCGATGCCTTCGCCCGTGCCTGGTACAAGCTGACGCATCGCGACATGGGCCCGCTGTCGCGCTATCTCGGCCCGCTGGTGCCGAAGGAAGAACTGCTCTGGCAGGACCCGGTTCCGGCCGTCGATCACAAGCTGGTCGACGAGCAGGATGTTGCCGCGCTGAAGGGCAAGATTCTCGCCTCAGGCCTGTCAATCTCCGAGCTGGTGACCACGGCCTGGGCGTCGGCAGCGACGTTCCGCGGCAGCGACAAGCGTGGCGGCGCCAATGGCGCGCGCATTCGTCTGGCGCCGCAGAAGGACTGGGAGGTCAACCAGCCGGCTGAACTGGCCAAGGTGCTGCAGAAACTGGAAGTGATCCAGAAGGACTTCAATGCTGCGCAGTCCAGCGGCAAGAAAGTCTCGCTGGCGGATCTGATCGTGCTCGGCGGCTCTGCTGCCGTCGAAGCTGCGGCGAAGAAGGCCGGGCACGACATCAAGGTGCCGTTCTCGCCGGGCCGCACCGATGCCTCGCAGGAGCAGACCGACGTCGACACCTTCGTGGTGCTGGAGCCGACTGCAGATGGCTTCCGCAACTACATCCGCAAGGGACAGTCGGGATCGGCCGCCGAGCAGCTGATCGACAAGGCGCAGCTGATGACCTTGACCGGCCCGGAGCTGACCGTGCTGGTCGGCGGCTTGCGCGCACTGAACGCCAATGTCGGCAAGTCCGCGCACGGCGTCTTCACCAAACGGCCGGAAACCCTGAGCAATGACTTCTTCGTCAATCTGCTCGACATGAGAACCAAGTGGCAGAAGTCCGCGAGCGCCGAAGGTGTGCTGGAAGGGCGTGATCGGACCAGTGGCGAACTGAAGTGGACGGCCACCGTCGTCGACCTCGTGTTCGGTTCCAACTCGCAGCTCCGGGCGCTCGCCGAGGTCTACGCCTGCAGTGACGCGCAACAGGTTTTCGTGCGTGACTTCGTGGCGGCCTGGACCAAGGTGATGAACCTGGATCGCTACGACCTCGTCTGA
- a CDS encoding CopD family protein, translating to MGIALSVHTLFAAIWVGGMFFAYVCLRPTLAGIDAKTRTTLWAQVLHRFFGYVFLSAALLLGTGLHMIRGLGGMAVVGKHVHIMLGLGVVMMLLALHVYFAPLKRLKRAVIAGDVAEAGRRIGQIRIFVGINLLLGLIVIVVASGGRYFFAGV from the coding sequence ATGGGTATCGCTCTCTCTGTCCACACCTTGTTCGCCGCCATCTGGGTCGGCGGCATGTTCTTCGCCTACGTCTGCCTGCGCCCGACCCTGGCCGGCATCGACGCGAAAACCCGCACCACGCTCTGGGCCCAGGTGCTGCATCGTTTCTTCGGCTACGTGTTCCTGTCGGCCGCGCTGCTGCTCGGCACCGGCCTGCACATGATCCGCGGTCTCGGCGGCATGGCTGTGGTCGGCAAGCATGTCCACATCATGCTGGGGCTCGGCGTCGTGATGATGCTGCTCGCGCTGCACGTCTACTTCGCGCCGCTGAAGCGCCTGAAGCGTGCGGTGATCGCCGGTGATGTTGCCGAAGCCGGCCGCCGAATCGGGCAGATCCGCATCTTCGTCGGTATCAATCTGCTGCTGGGCCTGATCGTCATCGTCGTCGCCAGCGGCGGCCGCTACTTTTTCGCCGGGGTCTGA
- a CDS encoding phosphoribosylaminoimidazolesuccinocarboxamide synthase — protein MTAPLHEATINSLPKLHSGKVRDLYALGDHHLLIVTSDRLSAFDVILPDPIPGKGAVLNALTAFWMARFEALIPNHFDTSVDLGQWLNPAEQEQCEGRAVVAKKLVALPVEAVARGYLIGSGWKDYQDSGAVCGIPLPGGLMLADKLPQPIFTPAFKAPKGEHDANISFDDTVKLVGEKLAAQVRDITLRLYQEASEFAATRGIIIADTKFEFGVDEHGTLHLIDEVLTPDSSRFWPAAAYRPGISPPSFDKQYVRDYLETLDWNKTAPGPKLPDEVIARTASTYREAQRLLTGN, from the coding sequence ATGACGGCTCCGCTGCATGAAGCGACGATCAACAGCCTGCCGAAGCTGCACAGCGGCAAGGTCCGCGATCTTTACGCGCTCGGCGATCACCATCTGCTGATCGTCACCAGCGATCGCCTGTCGGCATTCGACGTGATCCTGCCCGATCCGATTCCGGGCAAGGGCGCGGTGCTGAATGCGCTGACCGCGTTCTGGATGGCGCGCTTCGAAGCGCTGATCCCGAATCACTTCGATACCTCCGTCGATCTCGGCCAATGGCTGAACCCGGCCGAACAGGAGCAGTGCGAAGGCCGCGCCGTGGTCGCCAAGAAGCTGGTCGCACTGCCGGTGGAAGCGGTGGCGCGCGGCTATCTGATCGGTTCCGGCTGGAAGGACTATCAGGACAGCGGCGCGGTCTGCGGCATTCCGCTGCCGGGCGGATTGATGCTGGCCGACAAGCTGCCGCAGCCAATCTTCACGCCAGCCTTCAAGGCGCCGAAGGGCGAGCACGACGCCAACATCTCGTTCGACGACACGGTGAAGCTGGTCGGCGAAAAATTAGCCGCGCAGGTCCGTGACATCACCTTGCGGCTGTATCAGGAAGCCTCCGAATTCGCAGCGACGCGGGGCATCATCATCGCCGACACCAAGTTCGAGTTCGGCGTCGATGAGCACGGCACGCTACATCTGATCGACGAAGTGCTGACGCCGGATTCCTCGCGCTTCTGGCCGGCAGCCGCGTATCGCCCCGGCATCAGTCCGCCGAGCTTCGACAAGCAGTACGTTCGTGACTATCTGGAAACCCTCGACTGGAACAAGACCGCTCCTGGCCCGAAGCTTCCCGATGAAGTGATTGCCCGCACCGCGAGCACTTACCGCGAAGCCCAACGCCTCCTCACCGGAAACTGA
- a CDS encoding MAPEG family protein — MTTAYWCVLIAAYLPIAWTGMAKFGAGGKDFDNAAPRAMLAKLDGWRQRANWAQLNGFEAFPPFAAAVIIAHLLAVPQARIDLLAMAFIAARVVYGILYLANLPSLRSLAWMIATGCVVALFVSAA; from the coding sequence ATGACGACCGCTTACTGGTGTGTGCTGATCGCCGCCTATCTGCCGATTGCCTGGACCGGCATGGCCAAGTTCGGCGCCGGCGGCAAGGATTTCGACAACGCCGCGCCGCGCGCGATGCTGGCCAAGCTCGACGGCTGGCGGCAGCGCGCGAACTGGGCGCAGCTGAACGGCTTCGAAGCGTTTCCGCCATTCGCCGCCGCGGTGATCATTGCCCATCTGCTTGCCGTGCCGCAGGCGCGGATCGATCTGCTGGCCATGGCCTTCATCGCCGCCCGCGTCGTCTACGGCATCCTGTATCTCGCGAACCTGCCGTCGTTGCGCTCGCTGGCCTGGATGATCGCCACCGGCTGTGTCGTTGCGCTGTTCGTGTCCGCTGCCTGA
- a CDS encoding DUF6489 family protein, with protein MQIRIEIDVKPEELRRFLGLPDVAGLQEDLISFLRDKLGAAAETFDPSSFVKDNLQTLRQSAPWQLLVSSAKARSSASAAAPAEKTAAKRTRKRSAKADGTTEAKPARRRKTARRKVAKPPSSSES; from the coding sequence ATGCAGATTCGCATCGAGATCGACGTCAAGCCTGAAGAACTGCGCCGCTTTCTGGGTCTGCCGGACGTCGCCGGCCTGCAGGAAGATCTGATCAGTTTCCTGCGCGACAAGCTCGGCGCAGCGGCGGAGACCTTCGATCCCTCGAGCTTCGTCAAGGACAACCTGCAGACGCTGCGGCAGAGCGCGCCTTGGCAACTGCTGGTGTCGTCGGCGAAGGCCAGGTCGTCAGCGAGCGCAGCAGCGCCAGCGGAAAAAACGGCCGCCAAGCGGACGCGCAAGCGTTCGGCGAAAGCGGATGGGACGACGGAAGCGAAGCCCGCTCGCCGACGCAAGACTGCCAGGCGGAAAGTGGCGAAGCCACCTTCGAGCAGCGAGAGCTAG
- the recQ gene encoding DNA helicase RecQ has product MLPVAETANLIDGSLEAALKRWFGFDSFRPGQQAVVGDAMAGRDLLAIMPTGGGKSLCFQLPALLRPGVMVVVSPLIALMQDQVRLLRDNGIDAAFLNSSLTAREASDTTAGLLRGDYKLLYLAPERLLTPDFLSGFLPRLKDVQGLSGFTIDEAHCVSEWGHDFRPDYRQMHCLRDHFPDVPVFAFTATATGRVRQDIVHQLGLVEPTIHVSSFNRPNLHYAVSAKDGRSYNELLDRARKRPNDSGIVYCLSRKRVDELASGLAEDGIRALPYHAGLNADTRRSNQDAFIRDDAQVIVATIAFGMGINKPDVRWVVHYDLPKTMEGYYQEAGRAGRDGLKADCLLYFGIGDLKTAEFLIAQKVDPQTGAPLEAEQRVAKQQLRKVLDYAESTECRRAIQLRYFGENFEAPCGACDNCNDPKPVEDWTLEARQFLSAIARLAQRNERYGAAYLIDILRGSETQKLIDRGHQALSVYGIGKQRSQDEWRLLVRALLHQGLLGETGNEYPVLCLNEASRAVLKGERPVQVAIAPKTAKPKKRRGASVELDTSAMPEAEALFEALRGLRKTLADQQGVPPYVVFSDASLKQMAERQPLTSATFLDISGVGSRKLAQYGAAFTAAIRAFLVDKGLSVPEAPAEDAAAFVVDEKQIVDEDLPDTVAASQRLFEQGLELDEIAAKRGLDAATIAGHLEALFAHGVALELSRLVPADRVQTIASALQAHGEARLRPAWEALGSGAYSYEELRLVRAWRHGQKRAG; this is encoded by the coding sequence ATGTTGCCTGTCGCCGAAACCGCAAATCTGATCGACGGATCGCTGGAAGCCGCGCTGAAGCGCTGGTTCGGCTTCGACAGTTTTCGCCCCGGCCAGCAGGCCGTGGTCGGTGATGCGATGGCCGGCCGCGACCTGCTGGCGATCATGCCGACCGGCGGCGGCAAATCCCTGTGCTTCCAGTTGCCGGCGCTGCTCAGGCCGGGTGTGATGGTGGTGGTCTCGCCACTGATCGCGCTGATGCAAGACCAGGTGCGACTGCTGCGCGACAACGGCATCGATGCCGCGTTTCTGAATTCATCGCTGACCGCACGCGAAGCCAGCGACACCACCGCCGGCCTGCTGCGCGGCGATTACAAGCTGCTCTATCTGGCGCCCGAACGGCTGCTGACGCCGGACTTCCTGAGCGGCTTCCTGCCGCGGCTCAAGGACGTGCAAGGTTTGTCCGGCTTCACCATCGACGAGGCGCACTGCGTCTCCGAATGGGGACACGACTTCCGCCCGGACTACCGGCAGATGCACTGCCTGCGCGATCACTTTCCGGACGTGCCGGTGTTCGCGTTCACCGCGACGGCTACTGGCCGCGTGCGGCAGGACATCGTCCATCAGCTGGGGCTGGTCGAGCCGACGATTCACGTCTCCAGCTTCAACCGGCCGAACCTGCATTACGCGGTCAGTGCCAAGGACGGCCGCAGTTACAACGAATTGCTCGATCGTGCGCGCAAGCGGCCGAATGATTCCGGCATCGTCTACTGCCTGTCGCGCAAGCGGGTCGACGAACTGGCGTCCGGGCTCGCCGAGGACGGCATCCGCGCGTTGCCGTATCACGCCGGCCTGAACGCCGACACGCGGCGCTCGAACCAGGATGCGTTCATCCGCGACGATGCTCAGGTGATCGTCGCGACGATCGCGTTCGGCATGGGCATCAACAAGCCGGACGTGCGCTGGGTCGTGCATTACGACCTGCCGAAAACCATGGAAGGCTATTACCAGGAAGCCGGCCGCGCCGGCCGCGATGGCCTGAAGGCCGACTGCCTGCTGTACTTCGGCATCGGCGACCTGAAGACCGCCGAGTTCCTGATCGCCCAGAAGGTCGACCCGCAGACTGGCGCGCCGCTGGAAGCCGAGCAGCGCGTGGCCAAGCAGCAGCTGCGCAAGGTGCTGGATTACGCCGAATCCACCGAATGCCGCCGCGCGATCCAGCTGCGCTACTTCGGCGAGAACTTCGAAGCACCCTGCGGCGCCTGCGACAACTGCAACGATCCAAAGCCGGTCGAGGATTGGACACTCGAAGCAAGGCAGTTCCTGTCGGCGATCGCGCGGCTGGCGCAGCGCAACGAGCGCTACGGCGCGGCCTATCTGATCGACATCCTGCGTGGTTCGGAAACCCAAAAGCTCATTGATCGCGGCCATCAGGCCTTGAGCGTCTACGGCATCGGCAAGCAGCGTTCGCAGGACGAATGGCGGCTGCTGGTGCGGGCGCTGCTGCACCAGGGTCTGCTTGGCGAAACCGGCAATGAATATCCGGTGCTGTGCCTGAACGAAGCGAGCCGCGCGGTGCTCAAGGGCGAGCGGCCGGTGCAGGTCGCGATCGCGCCGAAGACCGCCAAGCCGAAGAAGCGGCGCGGCGCGAGCGTCGAACTCGACACTTCGGCGATGCCGGAAGCGGAGGCTCTGTTCGAAGCGCTGCGCGGCCTGCGCAAGACCTTGGCCGATCAGCAGGGTGTGCCGCCCTACGTGGTGTTCAGCGATGCCAGCTTGAAGCAGATGGCCGAGCGCCAGCCGCTGACCAGCGCCACGTTTCTCGACATCTCCGGCGTCGGCAGCCGCAAGCTCGCGCAGTACGGGGCAGCGTTCACCGCGGCGATTCGTGCGTTTCTGGTCGACAAAGGTTTGTCGGTGCCGGAAGCGCCAGCCGAAGATGCGGCGGCGTTCGTCGTCGACGAGAAACAGATCGTCGATGAAGACCTGCCGGACACCGTCGCCGCCAGCCAGCGGCTGTTCGAGCAGGGATTGGAACTCGACGAGATTGCTGCGAAGCGCGGCTTGGATGCCGCGACGATTGCTGGCCATCTCGAAGCGCTGTTCGCTCACGGCGTGGCGCTGGAGTTGTCGCGTCTAGTGCCGGCCGATCGTGTGCAGACGATCGCCAGTGCACTGCAGGCGCACGGCGAGGCGCGGTTGCGTCCGGCCTGGGAAGCGCTCGGCAGTGGCGCCTACAGCTACGAAGAATTGCGTCTGGTCCGAGCCTGGCGGCATGGCCAGAAACGCGCGGGTTGA